A single genomic interval of Danio aesculapii chromosome 5, fDanAes4.1, whole genome shotgun sequence harbors:
- the pdlim5a gene encoding PDZ and LIM domain protein 5a has translation MIKAPGTPVRNSAGFITPTFGVVSSSAPLGPALDRPMPRPHPKDEASLVQRAEHIPAGTRTPMCAHCDMVIRGPFLVAMGKSWHPEEFTCAHCSVSLSELGFVEEQGSVYCQHCYEEFFAPTCSRCHHKILGEVINALKQTWHVYCFLCASCQQPIRNDTFHLEDGEPYCERDFYSLFGTGCRGCDFPIEAGDKFLEALGGTWHDTCFVCTVCSVSLEGQTFFSKKGKPLCKKHAHALKI, from the exons ATGATTAAAGCTCCAGGAACACCTGTCAGAAACAGCGCAG GCTTCATTACTCCCACTTTTGGTGTTGTGAGCAGCAGTGCACCTCTAGGCCCCGCCCTGGATCGCCCCATGCCCCGCCCACACCCTAAAGACGAAGCCTCATTGGTCCAGAGGGCGGAACACATTCCTGCTGGAACTCGCACTCCAATGTGTGCTCACTGCGACATGGTGATCAG GGGTCCATTTCTGGTGGCAATGGGTAAATCGTGGCACCCGGAGGAGTTCACCTGCGCTCACTGCAGTGTTTCTCTGAGCGAGCTGGGCTTTGTGGAGGAACAGGGCTCCGTTTACTGCCAACACTGCTATGAAGAGTTCTTCGCTCCTACCTGCTCACGCTGCCACCACAAAATCCTGGGG GAAGTGATCAATGCACTCAAGCAGACGTGGCACGTGTATTGCTTCCTGTGCGCTTCCTGTCAGCAACCTATAAGAAATGATACGTTTCACCTGGAGGATGGAGAGCCGTACTGTGAGAGAG ATTTTTACAGTCTGTTTGGGACGGGTTGCCGTGGCTGTGATTTCCCAATAGAAGCGGGAGACAAGTTCCTAGAGGCCCTGGGCGGCACCTGGCACGACACCTGCTTCGTGTgcaca GTGTGCAGTGTCAGCCTGGAGGGTCAGACCTTCTTCTCCAAAAAGGGCAAACCGCTTTGCAAGAAACACGCTCACGCTCTCAAAATATAA